In one Pseudomonas sp. 31-12 genomic region, the following are encoded:
- a CDS encoding cyanophycinase: MSKVRKGRVLVALAIASSATSVLADGHLLAVGGMLRASNLPVYHKFVDLAGGAGAAKIVIFPTASGSLGSSKRFQAELVALGVPASHVTIASIDSKNYAQTMNNPEAVKPITEASAVWFVGGDQARIAKALFNADGSDSLAMQAVRKVYEQGGVIGGTSAGASILGAQMPTAYGVVMDTLDFGVAKSAGQRGAALLKGSGLFKAGIIDQHLDQLEETSTGRAARMASYLVGDQRGKGFGLDTNTAMWVKPDGQIEVIGEGYLTVMDASHATKQFGIYGTELHNVQLAMLGNGDHYNLSTNAVSPAEGKEVIKPGDEYLAGNQLITDLSAVAAMRRAVLYGLADNTATRQSGLMTRYNPSNGYHYGYRFDFTKAPGFVAHSKTYDSLTNYTAQGVSLDVTPVDAWLSPPQKNLPTDIPANQASDAVRAVVFRGLMTCNEANAFEPARAITRGELANTLQMTLAGEMKVDKRTVFTDLPADSPLSDQVGIVVSNGWMKSGPAFEANKPVTREEWVEAAKVLVAQGRVTTVVSDSHKGATVRRDEVAELISRAYGLGDKS; encoded by the coding sequence ATGAGCAAAGTGAGAAAGGGAAGGGTGTTGGTCGCGTTGGCTATCGCTTCTTCGGCGACGTCGGTGCTCGCGGATGGCCATTTACTGGCGGTGGGGGGCATGTTGAGGGCTAGCAATTTGCCCGTGTATCACAAGTTCGTGGATCTGGCGGGCGGGGCTGGCGCGGCAAAGATTGTGATTTTCCCCACCGCCAGTGGCAGCCTGGGTTCGAGCAAACGCTTTCAAGCCGAGCTGGTGGCATTGGGTGTGCCGGCTTCGCACGTCACGATTGCGTCGATCGATAGCAAAAACTACGCGCAAACCATGAATAATCCCGAGGCCGTCAAACCGATCACTGAGGCAAGCGCTGTATGGTTTGTGGGCGGGGACCAAGCGAGAATTGCCAAAGCGCTGTTTAACGCCGATGGAAGTGATTCGCTGGCGATGCAAGCAGTGCGCAAGGTGTATGAGCAGGGCGGAGTCATCGGTGGCACGAGCGCGGGCGCAAGTATTCTCGGCGCGCAGATGCCGACGGCTTACGGGGTTGTCATGGATACGCTGGACTTTGGTGTAGCGAAGTCTGCCGGGCAGCGTGGTGCGGCATTGCTCAAAGGCTCTGGCTTGTTCAAGGCCGGGATAATCGATCAGCACCTGGATCAGCTCGAAGAGACCAGTACCGGGCGAGCCGCGCGCATGGCTAGTTATCTGGTGGGCGATCAGCGTGGCAAGGGGTTCGGGTTGGATACTAACACTGCCATGTGGGTAAAGCCTGACGGTCAGATCGAGGTTATTGGCGAAGGTTATTTGACAGTGATGGACGCCAGCCATGCAACCAAGCAGTTCGGCATCTACGGTACTGAATTGCATAACGTGCAGCTCGCGATGCTTGGCAACGGCGATCACTACAACCTTTCGACAAATGCAGTCTCACCGGCTGAAGGCAAGGAGGTCATCAAGCCGGGCGATGAATACTTGGCAGGTAACCAACTGATCACGGACTTATCTGCTGTGGCAGCGATGCGTCGGGCAGTGCTGTATGGTTTGGCGGATAACACAGCTACGCGTCAGTCGGGTTTGATGACTCGATACAATCCTTCCAATGGATACCATTACGGGTATCGGTTTGATTTCACCAAGGCCCCAGGTTTTGTTGCTCACAGCAAGACTTATGACTCATTGACCAACTACACCGCCCAGGGCGTGAGTCTGGATGTCACGCCGGTTGACGCGTGGTTGAGTCCTCCACAAAAAAATCTGCCCACCGACATCCCGGCGAATCAAGCATCCGATGCGGTGCGAGCGGTGGTTTTTCGCGGGCTCATGACCTGTAACGAGGCCAATGCCTTTGAGCCGGCCCGTGCCATTACCCGAGGGGAGTTAGCCAACACGTTGCAGATGACCTTGGCCGGTGAAATGAAGGTCGACAAGCGAACAGTCTTCACTGATCTGCCGGCGGATTCCCCTTTGTCTGATCAAGTCGGGATCGTGGTTTCCAATGGCTGGATGAAAAGTGGACCAGCGTTCGAAGCGAACAAACCGGTCACCCGGGAAGAGTGGGTTGAAGCCGCCAAAGTTTTGGTAGCTCAAGGTCGCGTAACAACGGTGGTGTCTGATTCGCATAAGGGCGCGACCGTGCGCCGTGATGAAGTGGCCGAACTGATCTCCCGGGCTTACGGCCTTGGAGACAAATCTTGA
- a CDS encoding alpha/beta fold hydrolase, with protein sequence MKKILSGLALATAITAASVAHAADVKPTVILVHGAFADSSSWNGVVKILEKDGYPVIAAANPLRGVTSDAQSVASIIKSIKTPVVLVGHSYGGPVISEAAYGNSNVKSLVFVAAFAPEAGETAAELSGRFPGGTLASALAAPVDLADGGKDLYIQQDKFHDQFAADVSEADARLMAAGQRPVTVAALNEAATTPAWKTVPSWFVYGDKDKNIPPQALAFMAERAHSKQTVVVKGGSHVVMVSNPKAVANLIEKAAK encoded by the coding sequence ATGAAAAAGATCCTCTCGGGTTTGGCTCTCGCAACTGCCATCACTGCCGCAAGCGTTGCACACGCTGCTGACGTAAAGCCAACAGTGATCCTTGTGCACGGCGCTTTCGCTGATTCGTCGAGCTGGAATGGTGTTGTGAAAATTCTGGAAAAGGACGGCTACCCCGTCATCGCAGCGGCGAATCCACTGCGTGGTGTTACAAGTGACGCTCAGTCCGTTGCAAGCATCATCAAAAGCATCAAGACGCCTGTTGTCCTTGTCGGTCACTCGTACGGTGGACCTGTGATTTCTGAAGCCGCTTATGGCAACTCAAACGTGAAGAGCTTGGTATTCGTCGCAGCGTTTGCGCCAGAGGCTGGCGAAACGGCAGCGGAATTGTCTGGGCGCTTCCCAGGCGGAACTCTTGCATCTGCTCTAGCTGCACCAGTTGATCTTGCTGACGGTGGGAAAGATCTCTACATCCAGCAAGATAAGTTCCACGACCAGTTTGCTGCCGATGTATCCGAAGCTGATGCTCGGCTGATGGCTGCTGGTCAGCGCCCTGTCACCGTCGCTGCTTTGAATGAAGCAGCCACCACGCCAGCTTGGAAAACCGTTCCATCGTGGTTTGTTTACGGCGACAAAGACAAGAACATCCCACCTCAAGCCCTGGCATTCATGGCTGAGCGTGCGCACTCCAAGCAAACTGTTGTGGTCAAGGGTGGCTCACACGTTGTTATGGTGTCCAATCCAAAGGCCGTGGCTAACCTGATTGAGAAGGCGGCAAAATAA
- a CDS encoding MarR family winged helix-turn-helix transcriptional regulator, with amino-acid sequence MTKLKIPEDDFAPLDEFLCFTIYSTGHALTQFYRPILEAIGLTYPQYLLMVALWAKDDQIIKDLGSRLFLESSTLTPLVKRMESAGLISRCRDPKDERQVRVRLTDKGRTLKSDALKVPGCIQSAVGMTAENVMEIQAAVAGIRDRLIEGR; translated from the coding sequence GTGACCAAATTAAAAATTCCGGAAGACGATTTCGCGCCACTGGATGAGTTTTTATGCTTCACGATCTACTCAACGGGACATGCGCTTACGCAGTTCTACCGTCCGATATTGGAGGCAATAGGCCTAACGTATCCGCAGTATTTGCTGATGGTGGCGCTTTGGGCGAAGGATGATCAGATCATCAAGGATCTGGGTAGCAGGCTATTTCTGGAGTCGAGCACACTAACGCCATTAGTTAAGCGTATGGAAAGCGCGGGACTTATAAGCCGTTGCCGGGATCCAAAAGATGAGCGTCAGGTGCGGGTCAGACTGACGGACAAGGGCAGGACATTGAAGTCGGATGCACTCAAGGTTCCAGGCTGCATTCAGTCGGCAGTAGGGATGACAGCAGAAAATGTCATGGAGATTCAGGCTGCGGTTGCTGGTATCCGTGACCGGTTAATTGAGGGGAGATAA
- a CDS encoding nuclear transport factor 2 family protein has protein sequence MNGQNNLEFAQNFLQKLGAGDSQALAHLFAEDARWEIAGDEGALPWLGKKTGREAIVDFVRDTAALITSESLNVHDILANEHRALILGDLASVVKATGKRIETSFVLVLEVDDGLITSFRMLEDSFTVSQAARG, from the coding sequence ATGAATGGGCAAAACAATCTAGAATTTGCGCAGAACTTCTTACAAAAACTGGGTGCTGGAGACTCTCAAGCACTGGCGCATCTATTTGCTGAGGACGCGCGTTGGGAAATTGCGGGTGATGAGGGGGCACTGCCATGGCTTGGTAAAAAAACAGGCCGAGAGGCTATTGTTGACTTCGTAAGAGATACTGCGGCGTTGATAACAAGCGAGAGTCTCAACGTCCACGATATCCTTGCGAATGAGCATCGCGCATTGATACTTGGTGACCTTGCGTCAGTCGTAAAAGCCACGGGTAAACGTATTGAAACGTCATTTGTACTGGTGCTAGAGGTAGATGACGGATTGATTACGAGCTTTCGAATGTTGGAGGATAGCTTTACCGTATCCCAAGCCGCACGAGGCTAA